From Salvia splendens isolate huo1 chromosome 16, SspV2, whole genome shotgun sequence, a single genomic window includes:
- the LOC121772371 gene encoding alkylbase DNA glycosidase-like protein mag2 isoform X2 encodes MGEQAHTQIEALPKPESQIEKPNSHQDSNSHPSPPNSDPNLQIPHPQPATSIPEASHAIPTEISHNNPSKIPIRPQKIRKLSAQTTAAVKLATDDSSISASSSSAPNPAAITPASAKNRRRSVSHAARALPQVIKPLSADGEIELAIRHLRAADPLLAPLIDSHPQPHFESHHPPFLALTKSILYQQLAYKAGTSIYTRFVSLCGGEEVICPDSVLALSTQQLKQIGVSGRKASYLYDLANKYKSGILSDETVVKMDDRSLFTMLSMVKGIGSWSVHMFMIFSLHRPDVLPVSDLGVRKGVQCLYGLEELPRPSQMEQLCEKWRPYRSVGAWYMWRFGEGKGTPASSSVMPLDGGAVQPLQQIEPHQDGHQHQHQLQFVEPVNGMGSIGACIWNQ; translated from the exons ATGGGTGAGCAGGCTCACACCCAAATCGAAGCCCTACCTAAACCAGAATCCCAAATCGAAAAACCCAATTCGCATCAAGATTCTAACTCCCATCCATCACCGCCCAATTCCGACCCCAATCTCCAAATCCCTCATCCCCAGCCCGCCACCTCCATACCTGAGGCATCTCACGCTATCCCCACCGAGATCTCCCACAACAATCCCTCCAAAATTCCAATTCGCCCCCAAAAAATCCGCAAACTATCGGCTCAGACCACCGCCGCTGTCAAGCTAGCAACCGATGATTCATCCATCTCCGCTTCGTCCTCTTCAGCTCCCAATCCGGCTGCCATTACCCCCGCCTCCGCCAAGAACCGGCGGCGTAGCGTCTCCCACGCTGCCAGAGCTCTCCCCCAAGTGATCAAACCCTTGTCGGCCGACGGGGAAATTGAATTAGCCATCCGACACCTCCGCGCAGCTGATCCTTTACTGGCCCCACTGATTGATTCCCATCCACAGCCGCATTTCGAGTCCCACCACCCCCCATTCCTCGCTCTCACCAAGAGTATTCTTTACCAGCAGCTAGCCTACAAAGCTGGAACTTCCATCTACACACGTTTCGTTTCGCTCTGCGGCGGAGAGGAAGTAATATGCCCTGATTCTGTCCTTGCTCTCTCTACCCAGCAGCTCAAGCAAATCGGGGTTTCAGGCCGCAAAGCTAGCTACTTGTACGACCTCGCTAATAAATATAAATCGGGGATTCTATCGGATGAAACAGTGGTGAAGATGGACGATCGGTCATTGTTCACGATGCTTTCGATGGTGAAGGGGATAGGTTCGTGGTCGGTCCACATGTTTATGATATTTTCACTGCACAGGCCGGATGTTTTGCCGGTGAGCGACTTAGGGGTTAGGAAAGGAGTGCAGTGCTTGTATGGCTTGGAGGAGTTGCCACGTCCTTCTCAGATGGAGCAGTTGTGTGAGAAGTGGAGGCCTTATAGATCAGTCGGGGCATGGTACATGTGGCGGTTCGGTGAAGGGAAGGGAACCCCAGCTAGCAGTTCTGTAATGCCGCTTGATGGTGGTGCTGTGCAGCCACTGCAGCAGATAGAGCCACATCAGGATGGGCATCAACATCAGCATCAGCTACAGTTTGTGGAACCAGTTAATGGCATGGGCAGTATTGG GGCATGCATTTGGAACCAGTGA
- the LOC121770736 gene encoding ABA-inducible protein PHV A1-like — MACNKTFLLLLLVCVVTVGRCSAQEPANRVEPQFDKDGDSWSGWAYNKFSEIGLVDSEKAKDVAHNVVEKTSEAVSRSADTVNSAASDSSKYASDVVSSTSQKVGSAKDQVSEKAGEAVKKASEMASGASEATKQKTNSAYESASDLAREATDKAAGAKDNVKDNANTVYTKAGEAVQQGKGKAADTYGDTKWSLGEAFDKVKGSISDQDKKRLDEAQEKAKGNLSPEDKKKVEDAKEKAKGSVTEQDKRKFEEAKEKAKGSVTEQDKRKFEEAKEKAKGSVTEQDKRKFEEAKGSMTEQDKKKIEEAERAAQGIVDAS, encoded by the exons ATGGCGTGTAACAAGACGTTTTTGCTGCTGTTGTTGGTTTGCGTCGTAACTGTGGGGCGCTGCTCCGCCCAAGAACCGGCCAATCGCGTCGAGCCCCAGTTCGACAAGGACGGTGATTCTTGGTCTGGTTGGGCCTACAACAAATTCTCCGA GATCGGGCTTGTTGATTCAGAAAAGGCCAAGGATGTCGCTCACAATGTTGTCGAGAAAACATCCGAAGCTGTCTCAAGATCTGCAGACACCGTCAATTCTGCAGCATCTG ATTCATCCAAGTATGCATCGGACGTGGTGAGCAGCACATCTCAGAAGGTCGGCAGCGCCAAGGACCAGGTTTCCGAGAAAGCCGGCGAGGCTGTGAAGAAGGCGTCCGAGATGGCTTCCGGTGCGAGTGAGGCCACCAAGCAGAAGACCAACAGCGCCTACGAATCCGCTTCCGATTTGGCACGTGAGGCCACAGACAAGGCTGCGGGCGCCAAGGACAATGTCAAGGACAATGCTAATACCGTGTATACCAAGGCTGGAGAGGCGGTGCAGCAGGGCAAGGGCAAAGCTGCGGACACATACGGGGACACCAAGTGGTCGCTGGGTGAGGCTTTTGATAAGGTCAAGGGGTCGATCTCGGATCAGGATAAGAAGAGGTTAGACGAGGCGCAAGAGAAGGCTAAGGGAAATTTGTCGCCCGAGGAtaagaagaaggtggaggaCGCCAAGGAGAAGGCCAAGGGGTCAGTGACGGAGCAGGATAAGAGGAAGTTTGAGGAGGCGAAGGAGAAGGCCAAGGGGTCGGTGACGGAGCAGGATAAGAGGAAGTTCGAGGAGGCGAAGGAGAAGGCCAAGGGGTCGGTGACGGAGCAGGATAAGAGGAAGTTCGAGGAGGCAAAGGGGTCGATGACAGAGCAGGATAAGAAGAAGATCGAGGAGGCGGAGAGGGCTGCGCAGGGGATAGTTGATGCTTCTTAA
- the LOC121772371 gene encoding alkylbase DNA glycosidase-like protein mag2 isoform X1, producing the protein MGEQAHTQIEALPKPESQIEKPNSHQDSNSHPSPPNSDPNLQIPHPQPATSIPEASHAIPTEISHNNPSKIPIRPQKIRKLSAQTTAAVKLATDDSSISASSSSAPNPAAITPASAKNRRRSVSHAARALPQVIKPLSADGEIELAIRHLRAADPLLAPLIDSHPQPHFESHHPPFLALTKSILYQQLAYKAGTSIYTRFVSLCGGEEVICPDSVLALSTQQLKQIGVSGRKASYLYDLANKYKSGILSDETVVKMDDRSLFTMLSMVKGIGSWSVHMFMIFSLHRPDVLPVSDLGVRKGVQCLYGLEELPRPSQMEQLCEKWRPYRSVGAWYMWRFGEGKGTPASSSVMPLDGGAVQPLQQIEPHQDGHQHQHQLQFVEPVNGMGSIGKELTEALCSMY; encoded by the exons ATGGGTGAGCAGGCTCACACCCAAATCGAAGCCCTACCTAAACCAGAATCCCAAATCGAAAAACCCAATTCGCATCAAGATTCTAACTCCCATCCATCACCGCCCAATTCCGACCCCAATCTCCAAATCCCTCATCCCCAGCCCGCCACCTCCATACCTGAGGCATCTCACGCTATCCCCACCGAGATCTCCCACAACAATCCCTCCAAAATTCCAATTCGCCCCCAAAAAATCCGCAAACTATCGGCTCAGACCACCGCCGCTGTCAAGCTAGCAACCGATGATTCATCCATCTCCGCTTCGTCCTCTTCAGCTCCCAATCCGGCTGCCATTACCCCCGCCTCCGCCAAGAACCGGCGGCGTAGCGTCTCCCACGCTGCCAGAGCTCTCCCCCAAGTGATCAAACCCTTGTCGGCCGACGGGGAAATTGAATTAGCCATCCGACACCTCCGCGCAGCTGATCCTTTACTGGCCCCACTGATTGATTCCCATCCACAGCCGCATTTCGAGTCCCACCACCCCCCATTCCTCGCTCTCACCAAGAGTATTCTTTACCAGCAGCTAGCCTACAAAGCTGGAACTTCCATCTACACACGTTTCGTTTCGCTCTGCGGCGGAGAGGAAGTAATATGCCCTGATTCTGTCCTTGCTCTCTCTACCCAGCAGCTCAAGCAAATCGGGGTTTCAGGCCGCAAAGCTAGCTACTTGTACGACCTCGCTAATAAATATAAATCGGGGATTCTATCGGATGAAACAGTGGTGAAGATGGACGATCGGTCATTGTTCACGATGCTTTCGATGGTGAAGGGGATAGGTTCGTGGTCGGTCCACATGTTTATGATATTTTCACTGCACAGGCCGGATGTTTTGCCGGTGAGCGACTTAGGGGTTAGGAAAGGAGTGCAGTGCTTGTATGGCTTGGAGGAGTTGCCACGTCCTTCTCAGATGGAGCAGTTGTGTGAGAAGTGGAGGCCTTATAGATCAGTCGGGGCATGGTACATGTGGCGGTTCGGTGAAGGGAAGGGAACCCCAGCTAGCAGTTCTGTAATGCCGCTTGATGGTGGTGCTGTGCAGCCACTGCAGCAGATAGAGCCACATCAGGATGGGCATCAACATCAGCATCAGCTACAGTTTGTGGAACCAGTTAATGGCATGGGCAGTATTGG TAAGGAGTTAACAGAAGCCTTGTGTAGCATGTATTGA
- the LOC121772546 gene encoding uncharacterized GPI-anchored protein At5g19250-like, whose amino-acid sequence MASFSHLLFLSLLFHSALFIKCDDEEDNLLQGIDQYRTSLNLTPLTKSDRAECLASEVADQLKNQPCTNTTGANTVPGTEPQISSFPNLLTKCHLNVTTTRDGQIMPACVPNLDPTLVLSNFTKSLYSGYLNDTKFSGVGISSEDNWIVVVLTTSTPEGNYSPGTNENNDDNNGAAGLSPIGAVVLLLVGLFMLM is encoded by the exons ATGGcgtcattctctcatctcctctttctctctctactctttCACTCCGCTCTATTCATCAAATGCGACG ACGAGGAAGACAATCTTCTTCAAGGGATCGACCAGTACCGAACATCTCTAAACTTGACGCCTTTAACCAAGAGTGACCGAGCAGAATGCCTAGCTAGTGAAGTCGCGGATCAGTTGAAGAACCAACCTTGCACCAACACTACGGGCGCCAACACCGTGCCTGGAACCGAACCTCAGATTTCCAGCTTCCCTAACCTCCTAACGAAATGCCATCTGAATGTCACCACGACAAGGGACGGGCAGATTATGCCAGCCTGTGTCCCCAATCTCGATCCAACCCTTGTGCTCTCCAACTTCACAAAGTCGCTATACTCAGGCTATCTCAATGACACCAAGTTCAGTGGTGTTGGGATCAGCTCTGAGGACAACTGGATTGTTGTCGTTCTGACTACGAGCACACCTGAGGGTAACTACTCACCGGGAACTAACGAGAACAACGACGACAACAATGGAGCGGCTGGCCTCAGCCCGATTGGCGCCGTGGTGCTTCTGCTAGTTGGTTTGTTCATGTTGATGTAA